The DNA window GAGTATTCCGCATCATGAGTTAGTGACTCTGATCTCTCTCCACATAGGGCGATGGAGACTAGTGTTCGTACGAGTGCTCGAAAAGAGCACCCAACAGCCTTGGTGAATATCCCAGCTCATTTTCAAGGCCTTTGGGACACATTTTAAGAAGCGAGAGTTCCCCAGTTGAGTCCCCTGGGAGCATCAACCTTACTAGAGGTCCTTCAAACTATCAGACAACTTTCATCTCGTTTTGCAGTCGTTTGTTATCTAGAAACAAAATATGGGTTCTGCTGCAGAGAATTTCGACTACATTATTGTAGGAGGTGGCACTGCTGGCTTGACAGTCGCAAATCGTTTGAGTGAAGATGCGAGCGTCAAGGTACTAGTGATTGAGGCGGGTCAAGACCACTCTCAAAACCCGCTCGCTCTGACCCCAGGGCTTGTTGTTGGCATGTATGGCAATCCTGAGTATGATTGGAACTTCAGCTCAACACCTCAGGTGAGTGAATATGTTATAGTTCCTTGATTGTcggttgttgctgttgtttttttgaCTAACGCCAAGCTTTCCAGTCTGGGCTGAACAACCGGATTATCAACCAGGCTCGCGGCAAGCAGCTGGGAGGATCATCAGCACTCAATTTCATGATGTTGCTCTATCCTCCCAAGGGCAGCCTGGACGCTTGGGGTCAGTTGGGAAACAAGGGCTGGGATTATGATTCCCTATCGCCATACTTGCGCAAGTTCGCGACGTTTCATGTTCCTCCTCAAAGTGCCAAAGACGCTGTTGGCCTCAAGTATCACGACGATTCAGTGATTGGCGATGGACCAATCCAAGTTTCCTATGGCGAAGGCTTCGGAAAGTCAAATGCGGTCTGGATGGAGACGTTCGCTAAACTTGGCCTGGAGATGAAAGCCGACCCAAGAAACGGCAAGGCTCTGGGCGCATTCCAGCAGGGTGCCAACATTGATCCCGCCACTCACACACGAAGTTATTCTGCCAACGCGCACTACACTCCTGAGATTGCGAGTAGGCCAAACCTGACGGTCATCACAGAGACAGTTGTCAAGAAAATTGTCTTTGATACGTCAGGAGCTGAGCCTGTTGCAACTGGTGTGCTCGTCAGGACTAAGCAGGGCACCGAGCAGACACTGAGTGGTGGTGAAATCATCCTGTCGGCGGGAGCTCTCATGTCACCCCAAATTCTTGAACTGTCTGGTGTCGGTGACAGGTCGCTTCTTGAACGCTTGAACATTCCCGTTGTCGTTGAGAACCCAAATGTCGGAGAGAATCTGCAAGATCACCCCATCTCAACCCAGGGATTTGAAGTTAATCCCGACGTTCCATCGAGTGACGTGCTCCGTGATCCAAACGTCCTCAACGCACTTATACAGATGTTTCAGGATGGGGGCAAGGGTCCCCTGGGCCAGTCGATCATTAGCGTCGCATACTCCTCCCTCGCCGATGGAGAAGGTCTCTACTCTGAAGACGCAAGGAAGGCTTTGTTCGCCTCGCACGATCAGCACGCACAGACTCGGGATGGCAAACTCCTCCGTGAGCTCCTTGAAGGACCCAACGAGCCGGCCGTGGAGTATTTTCTGTTCCCCGGACAAGTGCATACTGTGCTTGACAACCCAGCCAGCATGGCGGATTACCTCTTGCCGACGAGTCCAGAGAACTATTTGACCGTCATGACAATGCTGAACCATCCCTTTTCCCGGGGCAGTGTCCATATCACTAGCGCAGATGTTGACAAGCTTCCATCCTGGAATCCCGGCTTCAACTCGAATCCGCTTGATTTGGAAATCTCTGCCCGCCATATTCAGTTCGTGGAACTTCTCCTCCGGACATCACCGTTCAAGGACCTTTTCAAACCAAACGGCGCTCGTATCCCACAGGTCAAGGGGGATACTCTCGAGAACGCTAGAGAAGTTGTCCGACAGAGTCAAGTTAGTGACTTCCATCCGGCATGTAGTTTAGCGATGAAGCCAAGAAACCAGGGCGGTGTCGTAGATGACAGGCTGCGGGTATATGGCACAAAGGGATTGAGAGTTGTTGATGCCAGTGTCTTTCCCATCCAAACCGCGGGCAACATCCAGACCATGGTCTATGTCGTTGCAGAGAAGGCTGCTGACTTGATCAAAGAGGATAGGAAGTTGAAGGCTTAAACAAGGCCAGATCTGGTACCAATTTTGACAGATAGCAATCTGACTAGTACGAAGTTTACCGAATCCTGCAGGAGTTAGTAATTAGTCATAGTGACAATGTCGGGGAATGTGGGAGAGCCAGGTATGAGCTAGTAATAGGTATTCAAGCAGAAACAATTGATTCTGACGCTCGTGGACACTTCATGTCTTTACAACGgcagctttcttttcttgcggGGACCATGTGAAGTGAAAAGGAGACATGACTTACTTTGTTCACAGCGAGTCTAATGAACTGCTGATCTCTCAAGATGGCTCTCAACCCTTTCGAATGCATGCTCTGTATCATGCAGAACAATTTCGATGCGGAAAGTACTCAGTACCTCAATTGACAATACGCCGGCGTTGAAGGTACTAATTGTAAACTACCCAGCGGGCGACAATGAAACTCTTGCAGTCCCAGGGAGTCCGCGAATGCGACGGATGGTTAGTCCTTCCTTCGGCGGAGGCCAGGGGGGGGAGATATGCCGGCTCCCGTTCTTGTCAGCCACAGAGTATTATTTTCACTCTCTGAACGAATACAGCATCTCAGCCAGTTCAAGTGACGCAATGCTTCAAAAAGGGCAGTGTTGCCCGGCTTTCCTCAGCCCAGAGTTCAAACAGATGCATTCACAGGCCCTGGAGTAGGTATCTCTCTGAAGCCTTACAGTAGACGATCCGTGTGTGATAATGTGTATCGATGAGAACTTTCATGTCGAGGGGGCGATCGACCAGATAACCTTGCGGCAATTGTCAGCCGGTGAGGGTGACGCGAATGCAGCTTGcccaaagcagaaaaaaactTGTTGTCTGCATCCTGGCATATGCTGTACGACTGGTAATCTTTTTGCTCAACTTCGCAGGTGACTAGTGACAAGGCACGAAGCTAAGCCATGTGGATCTGACAGCCGTTTGATCTTCTTTCAGTATTGCCGAGAGCTTCTGTTGGTGGGGATCTCATTCCGGCGTACTAGCTCCGGCACAGAAAGAGACCAAAGACGAGAGAGGGTTAGGCGATTGTCGGCCAGTggcttgttttgtttgaTGCAGTCATATGAATTGTAGGTTGCGGAGCTGTGCTCCGTACGGAGAGTATTTCAGCTCCCGATTCAAGTAGGTATCAGACCTTCCATCGTCACATGTTTGTGTGCTGCCTCCTTAGAATTCCCCCCTATGCCCTCAACACcatatattatagtatatttatCGATCGTTCGGCCGCCCGCTCGTTGCCCCACGTGGTGCTCGTTGGTCTTGCTCGCGACTCGGTTCTTATGATGCGATTCGTTTACGCTTCTTCGGCCCGTTTACGCTTCGATTCTTCAACTCGTTTACGGTTCTTGTAGCTCGATGTGCACGATGTGTCTCTTGGATCTCGGTTCTTGCACGCCTCTTGCTGCGCGGTTCGTATACGACTCTTAAGGCTCGCTGTTCGTAGATCGGTTCTTAAACGACTCTTGCTGGCTGGTGTTGATTCGACCCTCATAGCTCGCCACTTGCAGCTCGATTCCTTTGCCCAGCCTTAGCCTCCACCCACGCCTTCATCcctgtatatatgtatatgtatattatTCGATCGATCGGCCGCCCGCTCGTTGCCCCACGAGGTGCTCGTCGTTTAGTTCTTGTGGCTCGATGCTCACAATTCGTTTCTTGATATCGGATCTTCGGATCTCGTACGCCCCTCGTGCGTGGATCGCATACGATTCTTACGGCTCGGTTCTCAGAGGTCGGTTCTCAGAGATCTGTTCTCAGAGATCTGTTCTCTTACATGTCTTGAAACTTGATTCGATTTGCTTCTTGTATCTTGATGCTTGTAACTCGGTACTCGAGCTCCGGTTCTTATGATTCGATTCTTGCATTTCAGCTCTTTAATGATCGTATGCGACTTGTAAGTCGATTGTCGTAGTTCGCTTCTTGTGCTTCGATAAATTCTAGTCGTAGTTACTTCAATCGTAAAATTAGGTGCTCTCGACTTGATTTCGATCATCCTCCTGCATCGCCAccttcaccaccaccaccaccaccaccatgtatgtatgtatatgtatattatTCGATCGATCGGCCGCCCGCTCGTTACCCCTCGAGGTGCTCGTAGTTCGGTTCTTACAGGCTCGGTGCCTACGCTTGGTCACGACTCGATTCTTGCAATTCGTCTCTTATAGGTCGGTGTAGACGGTCGGCTCTTGTGGCAGGGTTCGCATACGATTCTTGTAGCTCGGTTCTTGTGTTTCAGTTCTTGGTATGCAACTTGATTCTTGTAGCTCGGGGCAAGTACGGTCTTTATCGCTCGATTCTTTCGGTTCTTATGGCTCAGCTCTCGTAGCTTAGGGGTCGCGGTTCGATGTTCTCGACTTGAATCTTATATCTTGGTTCGTATACGGCTCTTGCAGCTCGCTGCTGACGGTTCGGTATTTTGGAATTTGGGATTTTGTCCTTTCCTCGACTCATTTGTCAGCTCTAATATGGTTCCTGTACGGCTTCTTGTAGCTCGATGTACTCACGATTCGGACTTCTTGCCCGGTGCTTACAGCTCGATTCTGAGTGTTCGGTTCTTGTACGACTCTTACTGCTCGTGCTTGAGGCTGACTCTCGTAATTGCGTGGATCGATATTGACGACTGGATTCTTGTGTCCCAAGTCTCGACAATTCGTATGATTCGGAACCGGTAAATCACATCGAATTATTTGACCCAGCCACCCCTTTATCTCTCttcgcatctccatctcctcaccatgtatatatatatattattcgATCGATCGGCCGCCCGCTCGTTGCCCCTCGAGGTGCTCGTAATTCGCTTCTTATAGCTCGATCTCTATAGGCTCGATGCCTGTGCTTGGTAGTCGTTGGTCGCGATTCGATTCTCTTACAATTCTTATGATGCGATTCGTTTACGCTTCTTCGGCTCGTTTACGCTTCTTGTAATCCGGCGCTTGCAGCTCGATTCCTCCGCTCAGCCTTGACCTCCACCCACGCCTTCACCCcttatatatgtatatgtatattgTTCGATCGATCGGCCGCCCGCTCGTTGCCCCTCGAGGTGCTCGGAATTCGCTTCTTATACCTCGGTCTCTATAGGCTCGATACCTGCGCTTGGTAGTCGTTGCTCGGGTCTTGTATCTTGGCTCTTGTGGCGCGGCTCGTATACGATTCTAGTGGCTCGACGCTCGCATCGAATTCTTGTAGCTCGATTCTCATATGTCGGTTCTCAATTGCTCGGCGTTTCCTGTTCGATTCTTGTTCGATTCTTGCAACGAGTTTCGTAGGTGATTCTTATGGCTCGGCTCTTGCGGCGCGGTGTTTGTGGTCTTACTTGTTCTCTTGCTCGGTAGCAATCTTGGTCTCGGTCTGTTGGTCTTTGCTCTCAACTTCTAGACGGCGGCGTCTATAAAAAGCGGCGATCGATCGTCAAGGCCTAATCAAAGGAAGATATGAATCAGCtcagaaacaaaaaaaaaaaaaaaaaaaaaaaaaaaaaaagctgaaaTATTAGTCTTCTGCTCTGGAAGCCAATACCGGCATGGGTTAGATGGAACGTAATATACAAGAAGTTGGAGCGTACGAACTCATGTCGATACTTAGGTGTTCTGCTTCTTGTCTGGAATCGTCATCATTTGGCAGTGTGAAGTCAAAAGAAATTGTTTCGGGTCTTAGGAAGCTACAAATTGTGCGTTAGAATGAGTAACATGCCGATCGAAAGGACAAGGCCAACCTCGGTGCATGCATTACGGTCATATATGAAATCAGAGCTGCCTATCCTGACAGAAGCTACTAGCTGATAGGACATGCAACTACATTATGTTAGCTACTCTATTCAAGTCGAGGCAGTGGAAGACTGACCTGTGTACGAGGAATAGAGCTTGAGAACTTGAATAAATCTCGTGGTCCAAGAGAGTGTACTACTACAAGAGCGTCAGTAAAGCTGCGAGTATGTCCGGACTTACGAATAACCAATGTGGGAAAATATGTTATTCTGTTTACTTATCCCTGTCTTTTCCAAATGCCAATGGACTATCATTTCTTTGGTCCTGGTCACTTCAATGTAGCTGCTTCAATTTGGATGCTGAGCACATCGACCATCTCAGTGTCAAGGGAGAGGTAACCCAACTTCAGTGACAGACCATGAAGAGGAATGTGGCATTGTGATACATGGTGATTGGAACTTACCAAAAGCAGCTTCAATATACAAGGACTAAAGAGACAACCTCTATAAAGAGAATCGTTGTGCGTGACAGATTGCAAAATTGCTCGTCATAACAATGGTGCAGAACGCAGAGATGGTCATTATCGAGGTTGACATTCTACAAGCGACATGAATTGACAAATGGACTTACCAGTAGATGTTGAAAAGATTGGTTGGCTTTCAAGGCTGTGATTCGCCCGAAGAAGCACTGGTATGACCAACAACTAGATCTCGTGCTCATAGCGGTGAAAGGAAGAAGTCGAGACacgttgaagatgaagcgaGATGCAGTTAGCAGCATAATACGAATCTTCCCTAAAATCACTAGTCAGCAGTTGCTCGTTCATTAGAATTGTTGTTGGTACTCACCTACCGAGAAAGCAAGAGTTTCATCAAGCAACCATCATTGGTTGAATGCAGTTCTCGAGACTTGGTGGTCTGGAGTTCTAGCGTCAATAAAACTAGTCACACAGCCAGTAGTTCTACCAGCCTCACGACTTACATGCAAGAGTCTGATTTGATCTTACCGCAAATGGCTTCTGAGCCTCTGAGACATTTTGATGTCTTTCCACACGGCGATGGGGACGTGCTGTGAATAGTAGGGCTTGGACAGACAGAGAATTGCACTTGCAAATCTTCAAAGAGCTGCCCAATAGCGACGGCGATAGAATCACACTAGGCATGTAATCAGTTCATCTGAATTGAATCTCTAGAATAATTAGCAAGGCACTTATCTAGTTCCACTATTCTGCTCGCACGATCAGGCGTCTGAACAATCAGCAACAAAGGCGACATGAAGTCGAAAATGTGaggacaagagacaaagaagacaaaacaaaagtaACAATGCAAATAGAGGTTTAAATAACGGCTCTGACGCTTGGAAGCCTCGCCATATTCGCCCATGTTTGATGGCAGCCGCGTTGACAGGCGTAGATGGAAGATGGGATATATCATGTCATGGAGTGAAGTGATGGGTTTGGAAAGAAAGTGCTGCTCAGAGTATCGACAGAATTTGCAATTCTGTGCGGCGGTCAATCACGTGTGGCAGAAAACTGCCGGCCCTCGTTCTTTTCGTTGAGGATGGTCGAGGATATCCAGGCTGCACGCATCAGGAAAGCCAATGCGGAGCTTCTGAGAAGGATTGGGGGTATCTTGAGAGTGCTGGGAACATTTTGGAACAGAACATTCATCGATGATATGCAATTTGAATGAATTGAAAGAATTTTAAGGACTGAGATGAACAAAGGGCTGCTGTTCAGGGGCAGAGGGACAGCCCCTAACTTCAGCAGAACAGCAACTAAACAGCAGGCATAGGGCTATAACTGTCACCAAAATACCACCAGACGCGAGTGTATAGGCCTATTCAATAGCCAAAAACAGCTATGAGCAATCGAGAGCCACGGCGAACCTTGCATTTTTGGTCGTAGATGCAACTGCTGTTATCCTTCAAGGGAGCGATGGATGCCATACTGTTGAAGACCAAAGCCAGTATTTTCAAATAACGATTGTGCGTATGTATAGAAAATGGACATATTACTGACAGAGGGAAAGTTTGTGGGAGACGTCGACCTATTTATATTTGATGGAGGATATGCCAGCTGTTGGCCATCAGATGTCAAAGCGAGCCGGCCGGCACAAGGACTATCCGACAACCACATTGCTTCCCGATCGACgactttattaaaaacttgCAGAATACGCCAAGCAAAGTTTCTCAAGGCCGAAAAATTCTCCAAAGCATCTGAGCTTGGGCGAAATACCATCCGTGAAAGGCGATGGGAACATCCTACCACACCACCTCTACTCGATACACACATGGCACATTGCTAGCGAATGGCTTACGGCTGGCATCTAGAGATTCAAATCAGGACATCGGAACTGTCACACGTACGGGTAATGAAAAAGCAAAGGTAATTTGCGAATACCGAACGAAATAACATAGCTAGCGTACACTCATCCATTTGTTCCATTATTACAGAAGTCTCCCACAGACTTGCGAATCTCAAAACAGTCAAGCAAATTAGCCCTCTCCAGCGAAAATAAAAGTCAGAAAGGTATCGATAGCGAACAGAGTCAAAGAAATGGTATCGAGAGCGGTCCGTaacagaaagaagaaaacgtgGATTATGGACCGTCTTGGAATGAAGAACGGTATTAAGAAGGGAAAATAAGAAAGGAAAAGTCCCTGCAGCCGACAAGCGCCCAGAAGATGACCCCAAGGAGAGattaaaaaggaaaagacgaCTCTAggaaatgcaaaaaaaaaaatctaagcCAGTCCCCATGTTGGCCACCCACCCACCCGCATAAGCCATGGGGACGGCGAGAAAATGCAGCCGCCCAAGTGCTGTGCCCAAGGGCTCCTGGGACAATTATTTCTATCACACGTCAGTATGAACAGCGTATAGAGacacaaagaagagaaagacttACCCGCCCAaattcatcttcttgttcactgaaaaagaaggaaggtATCCTAGTCTTCCAACCGTATAAGCGTCCGGTGCGTCACGCTGCCATAGTCGACCACCTCCTGGGCCGGGCTCCAGTCCTCAGGCCTAAACTCGGCGCacttgaagatggcatcaaaaGCTTTCAAGCTTGGCGGATTGCGCCTGGATCTAGAAGCAGAGGCACAcgagcgagaagaagacaaaggcccCGCCCGTACGGGAATAGAAGACAACAAAGGTCCCGCCCTCGCAAAGGATGAAGgaaacgaagaagacggaatAGGAGAAAAAATATTGGCCTCATCCTCCCGGTGAAACATCTCAACCACACATTTCGTGTCCATGTCGTCAAACATGATTCCGCAGCCGTCCTCGCTGAGGTCTGACGCAAAGGGAGCTCGCGGCTCAAACCAGACAACGCGATACCACAGCGAGTCCAGTGGGTGGTTGCCGACTTTGTCTTGCACGAAGTCGTACAGCTGACCCATGCAAAGGCCTTTGTCCGGATGATGTGCGTTGAGGATGCAGAATTCGAGCCTCTCTTGCGACTTTGGAGCACCAGGACCATTTGGCGAGAAGTCCATGGCGATAAAGTCTGGGATAGGGGGCTGCGAGACGAGCATTCTGCGCCAACTTGCGCCGGCCCGCGTGAAGCGATCTCTATCCAGAGCCATCTGGAGAGCTTCAGCCTTGTTCATGTCGGGCGTGACAGACTCGTACTTGTTGTAGCCTGTATCCAgtttcctcttcagcctgAGCTTGTTGTGCTTGGAGGTCCATCGCTGCTCGTAGAAGGATTCAGACCGCCGCGTGTAGCCGTAGAACTTGCCGCCGACagggaagaagctgctgcggaAATGCCTGACCAACAGCGAGTTCAAGACGGGATATACTTTGCCTGAATCTGAGCCCTTCTCGCGTCTCGCCTGCGGATGCGGCTCGAGCGGGCGCGTCTCGTCgggcatgaagaagagcttccgCTGCAAGAGAACAGATCCGTCAACGACTTCCTTCCAGTCCTTGCTCACCCGTTGGACAGAGGTGAGGAGAGTGACCTCGTCGATATGGGCAAACACTTGCTCCAGAATCTCTGTGGAGTCCAGCGCCTTTTTTCTTGCGGCCCCAGGCAGGTCTGGACGAGTCAGGGTCGGGCAGGCCACATTGATGAGAGAGCCGTCTTGAGTCAGCTTGACCAAGACGCCGAGGGGACGGACAGGGACGGACAATCTGAAGCCACCGGGGAGAGGCCGCCAGGCGGGGTAATAAATGTCAGGTTCGGGGTTGAACTTGGCGGCATTAACATGAGGATTGTGAGGGTTCAAAACAGGAACGGGATGTTTCAAGGATCGAATATAATAGGAAGACTCATTGTGGGACGGGACATAGAGAAGCAGAGGTACGGGAGGGTCAGGCCCGCCGTGGTGGTTTTCCTCGTCAACCTCATAGATTGTTTTCATCATGATGGCCGGCAGTTGGTGTTGACTAGTAGCTGCCTGAGTAGCGGCGAGTGGTGGCTTTGGCGAGCAGTCTATGACAAAGTGAATGGGCTCTATCAAGGGAGGGCAACGCTGAGAAACTCAGGCGAGAGTTGAAGAacggagagagagaaatgaaagaaggagatggatTCAAGAGGGAGTAGACGGATGGGCAATTTGCTGGGGGGCCACCCTCTTATATAGGTGACCCTCGTCGGGGCAGGGCCTCTCTATACGCCTTCCCATCCAACTCGACCTCCTCCACACCTCTCCGCCTTTCGCTGCTGCCACCTACTGCCGCTGTGGTAGTAGGTGACCAATGGGTAAGTATTACTGCGCGCTGCTCTGTGCTACTTTCGGAATAAGCCAATGtactttttgctttttcctcttatttcttctcttaGTTTGAGACAGGAATGACCTGGTGTCGGCTGTGGGCGGAGCCATCCAATGCCAGCTACAAGCCTCCATTGGTTTGAAAAAGTAAGGCTGTATAAACGAATGGGCCTAAGCTGCTCTGCTTGTGCCGTCCCAGTCGTATTTTGTggctttttttatttcctttgacttctcttgtcttctctATGTCTCTGCCTATGCATACTATAGCTGCAAGCCGCCAGACTATCAGTCAgtcaagggagagagacaggagcagaagctggcagagaaACCAGGCAGTTTGGTAGGCCCCCTTCGTCCAGAGCGGCAGTCCATCTGAAAGCATTACTCCAGTGCTATTTCGCGAGGATACACGGCCACACACCAACTTGTAATTTATTATCATCATTTTTGCCCCCCCTCTGCAATACGACCTGGCGACCTGGCTGCTTGCTACTGGGCCAGAGCGACAATGGGGGCATGCAATGCCGGTTGGAATTGGCCCATTCGAGCATTGCATGAACATACAGGCGATTGCACTCCATAGATAGGTAACCGAGCGTTTTCCTCTTTTCGGGCTTTTGGGCCTAGGCTCTTGGGTTTTCGCATTCAACCCAAATCAATTGCCGTagcgaggcagaggaagcAAGGCATGAACACGTGTCACGAGCAAAGCCCGCTGTTAATTATGCAGAAAAGGGCATATTTCTCGTTTCTGTGTAGGATTTGCAAGGAAAAAAGCAGGTGATTATTGAGAATTGATGGAACTGCAaggcagacgcagacgcagacgcaaatgcaaatgcaaattGCGGACCGTAAATACATGCTGAGTAACTATTTGGAATGCAGCTAGATAACGCGGATGCAACTGAATATCGCTTCCTACACGAGATGCAACCAAATAGGCACATGCGTGAGAATGGGGGCAAAAAACCACTCCGGACCAGAGCTTCCATCCACCTCCAAGATACAAGGAAGCAATTTCATTGGAAAGAACTGGTACGGCACAATAGTATCTCGTCACTATctgctcttctgcttcaatGCCCTTTTGCTCCAATGCTCCAATGCTCGTCTGACTGTCCGCAAACACTCTCTCCCACTCTTCGGActtcaaaaaaagagcaaatgaCACAAAGTGGGTACTTTCAGGTGCGGCTGAAGGCGTCTTGGGCTTATGCTACGACTAATACTTCAAAAATcacctttttctctcttgtttgCTCTTGCTTATCAACCCCCCCCCTGCtttgtttgtcttttgaTTTTCGTCTTTTCCCGCCTTTTtccttgattttttttcgtttcttttcttttttttttttgttcatctGCGCCTGAGAC is part of the Trichoderma atroviride chromosome 1, complete sequence genome and encodes:
- a CDS encoding uncharacterized protein (EggNog:ENOG41~CAZy:AA3), whose protein sequence is MGSAAENFDYIIVGGGTAGLTVANRLSEDASVKVLVIEAGQDHSQNPLALTPGLVVGMYGNPEYDWNFSSTPQSGLNNRIINQARGKQLGGSSALNFMMLLYPPKGSLDAWGQLGNKGWDYDSLSPYLRKFATFHVPPQSAKDAVGLKYHDDSVIGDGPIQVSYGEGFGKSNAVWMETFAKLGLEMKADPRNGKALGAFQQGANIDPATHTRSYSANAHYTPEIASRPNLTVITETVVKKIVFDTSGAEPVATGVLVRTKQGTEQTLSGGEIILSAGALMSPQILELSGVGDRSLLERLNIPVVVENPNVGENLQDHPISTQGFEVNPDVPSSDVLRDPNVLNALIQMFQDGGKGPLGQSIISVAYSSLADGEGLYSEDARKALFASHDQHAQTRDGKLLRELLEGPNEPAVEYFLFPGQVHTVLDNPASMADYLLPTSPENYLTVMTMLNHPFSRGSVHITSADVDKLPSWNPGFNSNPLDLEISARHIQFVELLLRTSPFKDLFKPNGARIPQVKGDTLENAREVVRQSQVSDFHPACSLAMKPRNQGGVVDDRLRVYGTKGLRVVDASVFPIQTAGNIQTMVYVVAEKAADLIKEDRKLKA
- a CDS encoding uncharacterized protein (TransMembrane:1 (o17-38i)), giving the protein MNVLFQNVPSTLKIPPILLRSSALAFLMRAAWISSTILNEKNEGRQFSATHA
- a CDS encoding uncharacterized protein (EggNog:ENOG41), translated to MMKTIYEVDEENHHGGPDPPVPLLLYVPSHNESSYYIRSLKHPVPVLNPHNPHVNAAKFNPEPDIYYPAWRPLPGGFRLSVPVRPLGVLVKLTQDGSLINVACPTLTRPDLPGAARKKALDSTEILEQVFAHIDEVTLLTSVQRVSKDWKEVVDGSVLLQRKLFFMPDETRPLEPHPQARREKGSDSGKVYPVLNSLLVRHFRSSFFPVGGKFYGYTRRSESFYEQRWTSKHNKLRLKRKLDTGYNKYESVTPDMNKAEALQMALDRDRFTRAGASWRRMLVSQPPIPDFIAMDFSPNGPGAPKSQERLEFCILNAHHPDKGLCMGQLYDFVQDKVGNHPLDSLWYRVVWFEPRAPFASDLSEDGCGIMFDDMDTKCVVEMFHREDEANIFSPIPSSSFPSSFARAGPLLSSIPVRAGPLSSSRSCASASRSRRNPPSLKAFDAIFKCAEFRPEDWSPAQEVVDYGSVTHRTLIRLED